GGCATTAAATAGGCGGGATCGGTTTCTTTGATACCGACATACTGCGGGTTCCATCCGCACCAGTCCGAGCCGTTATCTGAAATCTCGACGATAAGCGGCTCCATAAAGAAGTTTCCGCTGCCCGGCGTTCCGACCTCGAATCCGTTTTCGTACACGCGAAAATCTTCTCCCTGTTGATTCAACACGCGTCTGCCCGACCACTCGAGAACGACGCACTGCTCCGCCGCACGCCGGTCTTTTGTTCCCATCACAGGGCTGAACGAACCCGACGGAGCCGGTAACTGTGAGTAAGCAGGCACGGTCGTATGATCCTTACAATAGGAGAAGGGCCCGGTCGTTCTTTCGTAACGCATACTGTAAACACCGAACGTACCGCCAATCCCATCGGCCGCCGCGGCCGGATTGCCGTACGAGGACGCCGACGTATTCGTCGCCTCGGTGACGGTATCGGCTTGAAACTCTCCTTCCTCTGCAACGATCGTCTTTACGCCGGTCGAAGGCGATTGCAGAAGGGAAAGCAAGGCGTCGTCCGTCGAGGCTGCATCGGGAACACAGGCAATCGCTATGCACAGGACTCCGGGTAGCAATCCCCTGAAACCTCGCGGAATCCGTTTCATGGCTGAATTCTTCTTCACTGTTGTAACCCCGCAGGTATCGTGAATTTCCGATCTCGCTATCTCGTTCAAACAACGAGCGCACAGGCATTGTCCGTATTGTTCATTCAGCGCGTTATACTGCTCTTCAGTCAGAGAGACGGGAAAGCACTGGCATTCGCCGATATTCCCCGATCGGCAATAGAATCCGCCTTCGCAGCGCGGACAGAACTGTAATTCATACTTCTGCATACGAACCTCGACGTAGAGACGGCAGGCGTCGTTCGACCAGAGCGAAAGCGCCGAAAAGCACAGCGGAATAGACGACATTACCGAGCAGTGTGCCTTTGAAAAAGGGGATGGCGGCCACGTAGCATGTGAAGAGCCCCATCGCATCCATCGTATACATCGTTCCGCCGGCCCAGACTCCGAAGTTCGAGACGACGAAGAATAGCACCGCAGAAGCAAAAGAGACGCCGATCACCCGTAACGGTTCGATCTTGCGCAGATAGAAGATTCCGAGCAAAACGGTTAACACATAGGCCCCGTACTGCCAGTAGAATCCGTCATAGAAGAAAACGAACCAGTCGTAATATCCGGCATAGATCACGTTATTCAAAACGAGATCAGAAGCGAAAACTGACAGCAGGGGAACAATGAAAGCCTGCCATCGTTTCTCGAAATGCGCTCCTCCAAAAAGCGCTATGGCTCCGAGAGGAGAGAAGTTAGGCATATGCGGAAGAAAACGGCTCGCGACCATCAAGGCGATAAGCGTCGTCAACGCCAGCGGTCGCAAAAGAATGGAACGGTTATTCATAGATTTCTCCATAAGTATTAAGTTAAATGGGGGAAGCGGCCGTCAGCTCAAAGCGGATCAAGTTTTGACCAGTACGAAAAACCGCAGCTACCCGTTACGGTCGGATCAGTCGGATTCGCGGTCGTCGAGTCGGCCTTCGCATCAGCCAGTGTGGCCTTGCCATAGATAATCTCGCAGTAATAGATGTCGCCGTTATATACCGTCCATTGCATTCGGCTGATGCCGGGCGTCCAACAGGCGGGGCAGTCGACGTATGCGGTTCGCTTCGCATTGTCGAATTCGAGAACGGTTCTTTCTGGATTGCCGAATGGTGTCTCGGAGTTCCACGTTCCCGTATAACCAACTGAAGAGTGGAAGGAAGCGTGAATTTGATGGATCATGTCGGCATGGCCGTCGAAATCGAAATCCTCGCCGTATTCGCCGTTGATTTCCAGCTCAATCGGCGCCTGAGGCAGTGCGGGGGCTTGAAACGAGGCACTGAGAGCGGCAAGCATCGCTACAGATGCATCCTCTTTCTCTAAAGAAGATAATTCGCATGCTGCAGTCAAAAGAGAAAGCACCGGCAAGAGCAGCAAGGAAATGAGTCGTATCGACCCGGTTAAGCGTATCATAGGTTTCTCCTGAATTAGAATTCCGGAGAAAGTACGCCTTTGAAAACTGTACGGTCCCCGGAGCTTAACTCCGGGGGGCCCCCTGCTGTTGCAGGTTGTAACGATCGTTTACGGGCGCATCGTTACGAGGAAGATCTGGCTCAGAGCGCAAAACGCTCAATACAGTTACACCGTTAGCGGAGGATTCTCACCTCCTTCCTCCCTGAGGAAAGCAGGATCACAATCCCACAGAGCGTAATTGGCGCAATAAAAAAAGCTGGCCCGTCAATGCAGCGGAAAAGATTCTGTCCCTACTTTCGGGAGGAACCGGGTGCAAGTCCCGGGCTGTCGCGCAACTGTAAGTTCGAAAGAACAAGCCAGATCTTCCCTGCAATTCGGTCACGCGTCAATGACCGCTGCACGATTCGCCATAGCGAAGGGAGCCCGGAAGCAACCGGAGGTCCCTTTGAAAATAGATATTCCAGCGAAACGCTTTTCTTCTATACAAGAACGAGACAGTCGACGCCATGGAGTCGCCGTTTTGTCCATTCTGGCGCTGCTTCTACTTCATCATCCGGCCATGGCCGTCCCTTCCACTGAAGAAGAGGAGAAGTCCCCCGAAGTCGTCGTTACGGCTCCACGCGAGAACGATGATACCGTACGCTCCACGGGAAGTCGCACGCAGATCGACGTCACGCAGGCCGACGGACGCATGATCGGCGTCGATGAGATCATCGAAAAAGAAGCGGGCATTCGTATACGCCGATACGGCGGAGCGGGTTCGTATTCCACCGTATCGATTCGCGGATCGACGGCCAATCAGGTGAATCTGTATATCGACGGCATTCCGCTCAATCATGCGGCGATGGGAGAGGTTAACCTTTCGACGCTCAATCTCGATTCGTTTGATAGAATCGAGATCCGTCGCGGCGGCGATACGGCCGGCTCCCCCGTCGGCGGAGCCATTCATCTGACGACGGCGAAAAGGCGTGAAACGCCGATCGGACATCGCGTGGCGACGACAGCCGGCTCGTTTGATACGTTCCGCCTGCTCGGCGAGACCTGGGGCGGCGAGAATTTCACCTATGATCTGACGGCGAAGGCCGAAAGCTCGCGGCAGAACTTTCGCTTTCATAACGATAACGGAACGCCGGTCATCAACACGATCGACGACTTCGACGATACGCGAGAAAACGCCGACTATCGAAACGCCTTCGCCACCATGCGCTTCGGATTTCATGCGTTGAAAACCGACTTCAAGATCCTGAACGATACGGCAAAGACCGAGAACGGACTTCCGGGCCCCATCGCACGACAGACGGAGCGCACACGCACCGAATTGCTGCGCAATACGACCGGCATCAGCACCGATACAAAAGGCCTCGGCTTTGAATGGTTGCGGCTGCAGAACCGGGCCTTCTTTACCGAATACCAATCCGAGTTTCATGATCCCGACCAGGAATTCGATCCGTCCACGCCGCACAGCTTTTCGCGACTGCGCAGCTACGGCTTTCATATAGAACCGACGCTTTATCTTCTCGATTATTATCAGACCATCCGCTTCTTTCTCGCAACGGAGCGCGAAGGCTACTGGAAAGAGCGTCGGAACCGCTTCAATGAACGAGTGGAAAAGCTACCGACGAAGACGCGCACAAAAGAGATCGCTCGCATCGAAGATGAATTCTCTTTTCTCAAAGAGCGCATCATCATCACCGCCTCGGCCGAATACCAGCGTATCACCGATCGCTTTCCTGAAGCTGAGTGGCGCTTTCGATCTCTGTTTGATGAAGATCCGACCTACAAGCAGCAGCACTTGCAAAACTACGCAGGCGGCCTCAGACTTGTCGTCTTTCGCGAGAAAAAAAACGATCTCTATCTGAAAGGGAACGCCTCGTCGGGCAGTCGCATTCCTCTGTTTGTCGAGATATTCGGACAGCCGGGCTCCATCATCGGAAACCCATCCCTGAAGCCCGAAAAGGCAGATCAATTAGAGGGAGGCGTCGGAGCCTCTCTTGACAAACCGGCGCAGCTTCCCTTCAAGGCCGATATAGAGATCATCGCCTTTGATCGACGGGTTCGCGATCTTATTCTTTTCGTGCCGAATTCGCAGTTCTCTGTAAGGCCCGAAAACGTCGACCGTGCCCGCATTCGTGGAGTCGAATTCTCGCTGAATCTCAAGGCATTCGATCATCTGCGCCTGTTCTCGAACTATACGTTTCAGAAGGCGATCAACGAATCCGAAATCCGCTATGTAAAAGGAAAGTATCTCGCCTATCAACCTCTTCACGATTTTGCAGGCGGAGTTTCTCTGTATAACGATTACGTGGAGGGAGGCGTCGATGTCAGCTATCAGGGCGCCCTTTATCGAGATCGCACGAACGATCCTTTCAACTATCAGCCCGGCTACTGGCTGTACGGCATCTTTCTGCGCTGGCAGGTATTTGGAGCCCGTGAGAAAGAGAAAGATCTGCGCATCACGCTCGATGTGAAGAATCTTCTCGACCGTCGCGCCGTTGAAATTAGCGGCTATCCTCTTCCAGGCCGATCCATGTATCTCACGGTCAGCTATCGCTTTTGAGATAGGTTACAGATTACAGATATTTTGCCAGACGTCATTATACGGGAGTCCCTTCATGAAAATCAAATCTGACAGGCATTATTTCAGCGTTTACGGTCGGGCAATCCTGCCACTGCTTATTCTCATAACGCAGTCCTGCTCTTTAATAAAAGACATCGAAAAACCACAGGCCGCCGATCTCTTCTATCAGCTCCTTCTGGGAAGCGGTGCGAACCGCATCGGAGTCGTCTCAAGCGATCTGGGCCCGTCGGGAAGATTCAGCGTGATGCATCCGGAAGGAGTGGCCGTACCTTTCTTCACGTCCATTCACTCCGACGCTATGGCCCGATACTTCAACGGCCGGGTCTTTATCGTGAACAGGCTGGGTCGCGACGGCATTCAGGTTCTTGATCCGCAATCGGCGTATCTGACCGTTTCGGAGTACTCGACGGGTAACGCCTCCAATCCGCACGACATCGTCGTTACGGCTAACGGAAAGGGATACATCTCTCTTTACGGAAAAAACAACATCCTCGTCGTCCAGCCCGAATCGGGCGCCGTCATCGGCTCCGTTTCGCTGGCCGCCTACTCCGATCCCGATGGATATCCGGAGGTCAGCGGCCTGCATGCCGAAGGCAACCGCGTCTTTGCCGCAGTGCAACGCCTCTATCGTAACGATCCTTTTTCCACCTGGCCGCCTGTCGCCGGTTATCCGTCATTGCTTGTAGAGATCGACGCCGGCAGCGATACGATCGTCGCCGCACACGCCATGCCCTTCTCCAACCCGTTCAGCAAACTTCGCCGCGTGGACCTTTTCGGCCAACCACATCTTGTGGTCGCCTGTCCTTCCTGGCTCGGCTACAACTTCAGAATCGATGGGGGCATCATTGCTTTCAATCTCGCTACGAATAGTTTTAAGATCCTGTATCGAGAAACGGCGGCAGGCGGCGACATTCTCGATGTAGTAATCAAGAACGACTCCGTGGGATATGCGAGCATCCTCTTTCAGGATTTCTCGACGGCGATTCAAAGATTCAACCCGACGACAGGAGCGCGAACAGGCAATCTACTTTTCGCCCCGAATTGGGGACGCTATGTCGCCGGTATGCTTCTCACCGATGACGGCAGGCTATACCTGGGCGACAGCAGTTATACAGAGCCGGGCATCTCCATCTATGATACGAATGCCGGCGATCTGAAACTGACTCCGCTACCCGTTCCAATCGGATTGCGGCCGACGGATCTGGTTTATATCCCGTAGGGGCGCACCTGGCTGCTATCTAAATCCAGGAAAAGATTAACCACAGAGGTCGCGGAGGAGATGATCAAAGAGAGAACAATCGGAGGAGAGTAAAAAAGAAATACAACAGTAGGGACAGGACGACCATCCCATTCTCTCAACCCTTTATTCCCTCCATAGTTAAACCTCTTCTCCGCGTCCTCTGAGCCCTCAGAGGTTAACCTTTTCTGCAGCGATGCCACAAGAAAAACCAGAGTAATTTACCGCAGAGGTCGCTGAGAACACTGAGAAGACCAGAAAGAGAAAAAAGGAGATAGGTGTGTGGATGCCTTCTCCCCTTTTCCTCTTTCGCGCTTTTCGTGTATTTCGTGGAAAAAATCCGTTCACCACGGAGGCACGGAGGAGATGATCAAAGAGAGAACAATCGGAGGAGAGTAAAAAAGAAATACAACAGTAGGGACAGGACGACCATCCCATTCTCTCAACCCTTTATTCCCTCCATAGTTAAACCTCTTCTCCGCGTCCTCTGAGCCCTCAGAGGTTAACCTTTTCTGCAGCGATGCCACAAGAAAAACCAGAGTAATTTACCGCAGAGGTCGCTGAGGACACAGAGAAGACCAGAGAGAGAAAAAAAAGATAGGTGTGTGGATACTTCCCCCTTTTCTTCTTTCGCGCTTTTCGCGTATTTCGCGGTTAATAAATCCTTCTGACCGCGAAAGGCGCGAAATACGCGAAAACGATCCAAAACCGAAGAGAGTTCATACACTGAAAAACCCCACCCTATTCCTCTTTTCTCCGCGCCCTCTGAGCACTCCGCGGTTAACTTTTCCTATAAAAGAAGAGGCCGCCCTGGGGCGACCTCTTTCTAACAATGGATGCTCGTAACTCGTGTTTCGATCAGGCGAACCAGCGCTTCACGGCTTCGGCGGGCAGAGATTCGCCCGAGAGACGTGCTCGCTGAACCATCGTCCAGAATCCGCGATACGTTGCGCGGTCATGCAGCTCGCCTTCATACTGAATCGGGCCCCAGCTTGCGTCCTGTGCGGCGACGAGGATGTTCACGGCCTTTGCAACTTCGGAATGATCGGGCTTCATCGCCTCGACGATAGCGTCGATCTGCGTCGGATAAATCGACCACATACGCAGGAATCCGAATTTGTAACGAGCGGTATGGGCGTCGTCCTTCGTCTGCTCATAGTTCTTAAGATCGAGCGTGACGTTATGCGCCGGAATGACGCCG
This region of Leptonema illini DSM 21528 genomic DNA includes:
- a CDS encoding DUF6580 family putative transport protein, producing the protein MNNRSILLRPLALTTLIALMVASRFLPHMPNFSPLGAIALFGGAHFEKRWQAFIVPLLSVFASDLVLNNVIYAGYYDWFVFFYDGFYWQYGAYVLTVLLGIFYLRKIEPLRVIGVSFASAVLFFVVSNFGVWAGGTMYTMDAMGLFTCYVAAIPFFKGTLLGNVVYSAVLFGAFALVERRLPSLRRGSYAEV
- a CDS encoding cysteine-rich CWC family protein, translated to MQKYELQFCPRCEGGFYCRSGNIGECQCFPVSLTEEQYNALNEQYGQCLCARCLNEIARSEIHDTCGVTTVKKNSAMKRIPRGFRGLLPGVLCIAIACVPDAASTDDALLSLLQSPSTGVKTIVAEEGEFQADTVTEATNTSASSYGNPAAAADGIGGTFGVYSMRYERTTGPFSYCKDHTTVPAYSQLPAPSGSFSPVMGTKDRRAAEQCVVLEWSGRRVLNQQGEDFRVYENGFEVGTPGSGNFFMEPLIVEISDNGSDWCGWNPQYVGIKETDPAYLMPDGRYKSGGPNLAETRRQSNYLRFGGVQIGGNVANGDAFDLDDAEFGSSGSGTDGRTPCSVTARNRMRLNGFVYIRLVTAWSRDTVEYPLAYDSFDAAADIDAVYAWSTADR
- a CDS encoding TonB-dependent receptor — encoded protein: MKIDIPAKRFSSIQERDSRRHGVAVLSILALLLLHHPAMAVPSTEEEEKSPEVVVTAPRENDDTVRSTGSRTQIDVTQADGRMIGVDEIIEKEAGIRIRRYGGAGSYSTVSIRGSTANQVNLYIDGIPLNHAAMGEVNLSTLNLDSFDRIEIRRGGDTAGSPVGGAIHLTTAKRRETPIGHRVATTAGSFDTFRLLGETWGGENFTYDLTAKAESSRQNFRFHNDNGTPVINTIDDFDDTRENADYRNAFATMRFGFHALKTDFKILNDTAKTENGLPGPIARQTERTRTELLRNTTGISTDTKGLGFEWLRLQNRAFFTEYQSEFHDPDQEFDPSTPHSFSRLRSYGFHIEPTLYLLDYYQTIRFFLATEREGYWKERRNRFNERVEKLPTKTRTKEIARIEDEFSFLKERIIITASAEYQRITDRFPEAEWRFRSLFDEDPTYKQQHLQNYAGGLRLVVFREKKNDLYLKGNASSGSRIPLFVEIFGQPGSIIGNPSLKPEKADQLEGGVGASLDKPAQLPFKADIEIIAFDRRVRDLILFVPNSQFSVRPENVDRARIRGVEFSLNLKAFDHLRLFSNYTFQKAINESEIRYVKGKYLAYQPLHDFAGGVSLYNDYVEGGVDVSYQGALYRDRTNDPFNYQPGYWLYGIFLRWQVFGAREKEKDLRITLDVKNLLDRRAVEISGYPLPGRSMYLTVSYRF